A single window of Modestobacter italicus DNA harbors:
- a CDS encoding tyrosine-protein phosphatase: MTSTRTDRWLHLDGTTNTRDLGGLPTVDGGETVFGRVLRSDNLQTLSEADVATLVDEVGLTEVIDLRTTAEVLMEGRSPLRDVDSVTHRHFTLLPERGRRTDVFAAEEDDEELLAELPADWVESLLPRQVAAGDEGEPPAVRSYLGYLTDGTDNVLAALRTLAAGGPGAAVVHCAAGKDRTGVVCALALAVAGVEPEAIIADYAQTAEVIDALVAKLRTHPTYAEDMTRRDVASHTPQAGSMRRVLELLDERWGGPIGWLEQHGFDADERAALRARLRD, encoded by the coding sequence GTGACCTCCACCCGCACCGACCGCTGGCTGCACCTGGACGGGACGACGAACACCCGCGACCTGGGCGGCCTGCCCACGGTCGACGGCGGCGAGACCGTGTTCGGCCGCGTCCTGCGCAGCGACAACCTGCAGACCCTCAGCGAAGCCGACGTCGCGACCCTGGTCGACGAGGTCGGGCTGACCGAGGTCATCGACCTGCGGACGACCGCAGAGGTGCTCATGGAGGGCCGCAGCCCGCTGCGGGACGTCGACTCGGTGACCCACCGGCACTTCACCCTGCTGCCCGAGCGGGGCCGGCGCACCGACGTCTTCGCCGCCGAGGAGGACGACGAGGAGCTGCTCGCGGAGCTGCCCGCCGACTGGGTGGAGTCGCTGCTGCCCCGCCAGGTGGCCGCCGGGGACGAGGGCGAGCCGCCGGCGGTCCGCTCCTACCTGGGCTACCTGACCGACGGGACGGACAACGTGCTGGCCGCGCTCCGCACGCTGGCGGCCGGCGGCCCGGGGGCCGCGGTGGTGCACTGCGCCGCGGGCAAGGACCGGACCGGCGTCGTCTGCGCGCTGGCGCTGGCGGTGGCCGGCGTCGAGCCCGAGGCGATCATCGCCGACTACGCGCAGACCGCCGAGGTCATCGACGCGCTCGTCGCCAAGCTGCGGACGCACCCGACCTACGCCGAGGACATGACCCGCCGGGACGTCGCCAGCCACACCCCGCAGGCCGGGTCGATGCGCCGGGTGCTCGAGCTGCTGGACGAGCGCTGGGGCGGGCCCATCGGCTGGCTCGAGCAGCACGGCTTCGACGCCGACGAGCGGGCCGCCCTCCGCGCCCGCCTCCGCGACTGA
- a CDS encoding phosphoenolpyruvate--protein phosphotransferase, producing MTSTPTGTRPAAEAPSGPTVLSGTPVVPGVALGPVVRPVGAVELPTTPGLSVPEAERAAEKDRFTAAADAVAERLAGRAAAATGVSAEVLNTTAQLARDRGLLSTVEQRIGEGASAEVATVGAAEQFVELFTSLGGVMAERATDVRDVRDRIVAELTGQGEPGVPMPETPSVLLADDLAPADTAGLDPTRVVALATRLGGATSHTAIIARQLGLPCVVGVGGLSDVPEGTVVLVDGERGTVTVDPDPQEAAARVAASAEAAAALAGYRGPGATRDGHPVQVLANVQDGPGAQAAVAAHAEGVGLLRTELAFFGRTEEPSVEEQAGIYAAVFAAFPGGKVVLRTLDAGSDKPLPFATPPDEANPALGVRGLRTARRDPGLLTHQLDAVAQAAQATGSAPWVMAPMVATVAEAADFAAQVRARGLTPGVMVEVPSVAVLADRFLEHLDFLSIGTNDLSQYTLAADRLSADLADLTDPWQPALLELVRATAAAGQRVGKPVGVCGEAAADPMLACVLVGMGISSLSCAASSVAGVGARLATVDLATCRRAAEVALAAADPQSARAAVREVLAAG from the coding sequence ATGACCAGCACCCCGACCGGCACCCGGCCCGCCGCGGAGGCCCCGTCCGGCCCGACCGTGCTGTCCGGCACGCCGGTGGTCCCCGGGGTGGCGCTCGGGCCCGTCGTCCGCCCGGTCGGCGCCGTCGAGCTGCCCACGACCCCCGGGCTGAGCGTCCCGGAGGCGGAGCGCGCCGCCGAGAAGGACCGGTTCACCGCAGCGGCCGACGCCGTGGCGGAGCGGCTGGCCGGCCGCGCCGCCGCGGCGACCGGGGTGAGCGCTGAGGTCCTCAACACCACCGCGCAGCTGGCCCGGGACCGGGGGCTGCTGTCGACGGTCGAGCAGCGGATCGGCGAGGGCGCCTCCGCCGAGGTCGCCACGGTCGGGGCGGCGGAGCAGTTCGTCGAGCTGTTCACCAGCCTGGGCGGGGTCATGGCGGAGCGGGCGACCGACGTGCGCGACGTCCGAGACCGGATCGTCGCCGAGCTGACCGGGCAGGGGGAGCCCGGCGTCCCGATGCCCGAGACGCCCTCGGTGCTGCTCGCCGACGACCTGGCACCGGCCGACACGGCGGGTCTCGACCCGACCCGGGTCGTCGCGCTGGCCACCCGGCTCGGCGGCGCGACCAGCCACACCGCGATCATCGCCCGCCAGCTCGGCCTGCCCTGCGTGGTCGGCGTGGGCGGGCTCTCCGACGTCCCGGAGGGGACGGTCGTCCTGGTCGACGGCGAGCGCGGCACCGTCACCGTCGACCCGGACCCGCAGGAGGCGGCGGCCCGGGTCGCTGCCTCGGCCGAGGCGGCCGCCGCGCTGGCCGGCTACCGCGGTCCGGGCGCCACCCGCGACGGCCACCCCGTGCAGGTGCTGGCCAACGTGCAGGACGGCCCGGGGGCCCAGGCCGCCGTCGCGGCGCACGCCGAGGGCGTCGGGCTGCTGCGCACCGAGCTGGCCTTCTTCGGCCGCACCGAGGAGCCGTCGGTGGAGGAGCAGGCCGGGATCTACGCCGCGGTCTTCGCCGCCTTCCCGGGCGGGAAGGTCGTGCTGCGCACGCTGGACGCCGGGTCGGACAAGCCGCTGCCCTTCGCCACCCCGCCCGACGAGGCCAACCCGGCGCTCGGCGTCCGCGGGCTGCGCACCGCCCGGCGGGACCCGGGGCTGCTCACCCACCAGCTCGACGCCGTCGCGCAGGCCGCGCAGGCCACCGGGTCCGCGCCGTGGGTGATGGCGCCGATGGTGGCCACCGTCGCGGAGGCGGCGGACTTCGCCGCGCAGGTGCGCGCACGGGGCCTGACGCCCGGCGTGATGGTCGAGGTGCCCTCGGTCGCCGTCCTGGCCGACCGGTTCCTCGAGCACCTGGACTTCCTGTCCATCGGCACCAACGACCTGTCGCAGTACACGCTGGCCGCCGACCGGCTGTCGGCCGACCTGGCCGACCTGACCGACCCCTGGCAGCCGGCCCTGCTGGAGCTGGTCCGGGCCACCGCGGCGGCCGGTCAGCGGGTCGGCAAGCCCGTGGGCGTGTGCGGCGAGGCGGCCGCCGACCCGATGCTGGCCTGCGTGCTGGTCGGCATGGGGATCTCCTCGCTGTCCTGCGCCGCGTCCTCCGTGGCCGGCGTGGGCGCCCGGCTGGCGACGGTGGACCTGGCCACCTGCCGGCGGGCCGCCGAGGTGGCGCTGGCCGCCGCCGACCCGCAGTCGGCGCGGGCCGCGGTCCGCGAGGTGCTCGCCGCCGGCTGA
- a CDS encoding helix-turn-helix domain-containing protein — MPVVTTSSESPPGPARPPAAGPGGTTEFLELLLGDAAAIEYERPLVQARAAGADPAEIAELERAKVLALQVREAFQARRRRESELSALFDTASDLARLRSVDSVLTAIVRRARQLLGSDTAYLTLNDDARGDTYMRVTDGTVSAWFQSLRLPMGAGLGGLVAQTAAPYATDSYFTDTRFRHTEDINGGVREEGLVAILGVPLLRGSQVIGVLYAADRTGRTFERSEVALLGSLAAHAAIALDNARLLEETRAALEELSATSRELRAHSASVERAAGAHDRFIDLVLRGGGVEDVAVAVTEVLGGRLTVLDQDGRPTPSGGDAGPPDPAGALGLARTTGRTVRDGDWWTAAVTVNDELIGGLVLGREEELSDSDQRILERAALVTALLLLIRRSAGEAEHRVRGELLGELLSTPDRDPDGLRERARRLGADLDRPHAVVVAQVGEVGEGTSNEVGTRAAAAAGHLAAVRGGLAGVHEGRLVVCLPDVAPGVAAEAVRAELRSSAGAVTAGGAGPATGPEALAAAAAEAARCLGTLVALGRTGQSASAEELGFFGLLVGERRDVGAFVRATLAPVLDYDAKRGTDLLATLRAWFDAGGSPARAAEQLRVHVNTVTQRLDRVARLLGRDWSTPDRALEVQLALRLHRLSDGAG; from the coding sequence ATGCCGGTCGTGACGACGTCGTCGGAGTCCCCGCCGGGCCCTGCCCGCCCGCCCGCCGCCGGACCGGGCGGCACGACCGAGTTCCTGGAGCTGCTCCTCGGCGACGCGGCGGCGATCGAGTACGAGCGGCCGCTGGTCCAGGCGCGGGCGGCCGGGGCGGACCCCGCGGAGATCGCCGAGCTCGAGCGGGCCAAGGTGCTGGCCCTGCAGGTCCGGGAGGCCTTCCAGGCCCGCCGGCGCCGCGAGTCGGAGCTGTCGGCGCTGTTCGACACCGCCAGCGACCTCGCCCGGCTGCGCAGCGTCGACTCGGTGCTCACCGCGATCGTGCGGCGCGCCCGGCAGCTGCTGGGCTCCGACACCGCCTACCTGACGCTCAACGACGACGCCCGCGGGGACACCTACATGCGGGTGACCGACGGCACGGTGTCGGCCTGGTTCCAGTCGCTGCGGCTGCCGATGGGCGCCGGCCTCGGCGGGCTGGTCGCGCAGACCGCCGCCCCGTACGCGACCGACAGCTACTTCACCGACACCCGCTTCCGGCACACCGAGGACATCAACGGCGGCGTCCGCGAGGAGGGGCTGGTGGCGATCCTCGGGGTGCCGCTGCTGCGCGGGTCCCAGGTGATCGGCGTCCTGTACGCCGCCGACCGCACCGGGCGGACGTTCGAGCGCTCGGAGGTCGCGCTGCTGGGGTCGCTGGCGGCCCACGCGGCCATCGCGCTGGACAACGCCCGGCTGCTGGAGGAGACCCGGGCGGCCCTCGAGGAGCTGTCCGCCACCAGCCGGGAGCTGCGCGCGCACAGCGCCTCGGTCGAGCGGGCCGCCGGCGCCCACGACCGGTTCATCGACCTGGTGCTGCGCGGCGGCGGCGTCGAGGACGTCGCAGTCGCGGTGACCGAGGTGCTCGGCGGCCGGCTGACGGTGCTGGACCAGGACGGCCGGCCGACGCCCAGCGGGGGCGATGCCGGCCCACCCGACCCGGCCGGCGCGCTCGGGCTGGCCCGGACCACCGGCCGCACCGTCCGGGACGGCGACTGGTGGACCGCCGCGGTCACCGTCAACGACGAGCTGATCGGCGGGCTGGTGCTGGGCCGCGAGGAGGAGCTGTCGGACTCCGACCAGCGCATCCTCGAGCGCGCCGCGCTGGTCACCGCCCTGCTGCTGCTCATCCGCCGCTCGGCCGGCGAGGCCGAGCACCGGGTCCGCGGCGAGCTGCTCGGCGAGCTGCTGAGCACGCCCGACCGCGACCCGGACGGGCTGCGGGAGCGCGCCCGGCGGCTCGGCGCCGACCTCGACCGGCCGCACGCGGTGGTGGTCGCGCAGGTCGGCGAGGTCGGTGAGGGGACGAGCAACGAGGTCGGCACCCGGGCCGCGGCGGCCGCCGGGCACCTGGCCGCCGTCCGGGGCGGGCTGGCCGGCGTGCACGAGGGCCGGCTGGTGGTGTGCCTGCCCGACGTCGCCCCGGGCGTGGCGGCGGAGGCCGTGCGGGCGGAGCTGCGGTCCTCGGCGGGCGCGGTGACCGCCGGGGGCGCCGGCCCGGCCACCGGCCCGGAGGCGCTGGCCGCGGCGGCCGCCGAGGCCGCCCGGTGCCTGGGCACGCTGGTGGCGCTGGGCCGCACCGGCCAGTCCGCCAGCGCCGAGGAGCTCGGCTTCTTCGGCCTGCTGGTCGGCGAGCGGCGGGACGTCGGCGCGTTCGTCCGGGCCACCCTGGCCCCGGTGCTCGACTACGACGCCAAGCGCGGCACCGACCTGCTCGCCACGCTGCGCGCCTGGTTCGACGCGGGCGGCAGCCCGGCCCGGGCGGCCGAGCAGCTCCGGGTGCACGTCAACACGGTCACCCAGCGGCTGGACCGGGTGGCCCGGCTGCTCGGCCGCGACTGGTCGACCCCGGACCGTGCCCTGGAGGTGCAGCTCGCGCTGCGCCTGCACCGCCTCTCCGACGGCGCCGGCTGA